In one window of Fibrobacter sp. UWH6 DNA:
- a CDS encoding glycosyltransferase, with amino-acid sequence MSLLFNLEAVQPIHSAKFHGGGSYGEVIFWAMVNRGAKFSCIYDSRKYLSPDILAACESNGVPLYDLSVSSPQQIIDENNITDFYTPLYSLSPKWQVNVKRFVFTWHGVRALEMPYECQGVAFAKKLSQKVEALFRYREWWKKYYYKPKYQALAKCIAEGGVDTITVSEHSRASIKSFFPELLHKEIPVFYSPMTEYEPEGFLPPNVLPKKYFLLTSGARWEKNNLRSVKAFDQLVSMMESQGEAFDFKLVITGATNPKVYLKNVRHKDRLVLLGYVESKELEFLHKNAYAFIFPSLNEGFGYPPMQSMRYGVPVAASGSTSIPEICDNAALYFDPYSVSEMKNRMIQLLDGSIYSLYAERALKRYAEVSKRQKDDLQKAVSWILKSET; translated from the coding sequence ATGAGTCTGCTTTTCAATCTGGAAGCGGTTCAGCCCATTCACAGCGCCAAGTTTCATGGCGGGGGCTCCTATGGCGAAGTGATTTTCTGGGCCATGGTGAATCGAGGTGCGAAATTCAGCTGTATTTATGACAGCCGTAAATACCTGTCTCCCGATATCCTTGCCGCCTGCGAATCTAATGGCGTTCCGCTTTATGATCTGAGCGTCAGCTCTCCTCAGCAGATTATCGACGAAAATAACATTACTGATTTTTACACTCCGCTCTATTCTCTGAGTCCGAAGTGGCAGGTGAATGTTAAACGTTTTGTGTTTACCTGGCACGGCGTTCGTGCATTGGAAATGCCTTACGAATGTCAGGGTGTCGCCTTTGCCAAGAAGTTGTCCCAGAAGGTAGAGGCCCTTTTCCGCTACCGTGAATGGTGGAAAAAGTACTACTATAAGCCTAAATATCAGGCCCTAGCTAAATGCATCGCCGAAGGCGGTGTCGATACCATAACCGTCAGCGAACACAGCCGTGCGTCTATCAAGTCCTTCTTCCCGGAACTGCTCCATAAGGAAATTCCCGTATTCTACAGCCCCATGACCGAATACGAACCGGAAGGATTCCTGCCGCCGAATGTTTTGCCCAAGAAGTATTTCTTGCTTACTAGTGGTGCCCGCTGGGAAAAGAATAACTTGCGTTCCGTAAAGGCTTTCGACCAGCTGGTTTCCATGATGGAATCGCAAGGGGAAGCTTTTGATTTCAAGCTTGTCATTACTGGAGCAACCAATCCTAAAGTCTATCTGAAAAATGTCAGGCACAAGGATCGCCTGGTACTCCTGGGTTACGTGGAATCCAAGGAACTGGAATTTTTACACAAGAATGCCTACGCCTTTATATTCCCCAGTTTGAACGAAGGCTTTGGCTATCCTCCCATGCAGTCTATGCGTTACGGCGTGCCTGTGGCAGCCAGCGGTTCTACGTCCATTCCCGAAATTTGCGACAATGCGGCTCTCTATTTCGATCCTTATTCTGTGAGCGAAATGAAAAACCGCATGATCCAACTTTTGGACGGATCCATTTACAGCCTTTATGCGGAGCGTGCCCTGAAGCGTTATGCCGAGGTGAGCAAACGTCAGAAAGATGATTTGCAAAAGGCTGTTTCCTGGATTTTGAAGTCAGAAACGTAA
- a CDS encoding LTA synthase family protein — translation MEFNLKKLNPFVIITAIALVIQSYMLVLFYSLPDPLGLSLSEMFSGRTIWQICMAFGAVLVMSSIFTFLKKPRAMVIFYVFYFFIAIADYEVFRFSHQRLSYSFIRTYFHLSNIVDETTITTLGGDLKGTILWVGLLLLIVLGGTAYCIYETLKRKKSKKQGTLVEYSFTKKLPISFLTSGLILSIIPLILFLTGARGEYTIPVINTKVDIRFTLGKHTLTAPILHIAAVETFEFVRDNYSITDELIDNLDSFLPADFSKSRQDAEFPGYRKTPAHAYKAQHPYNIVFIFGESFKGRIINQMLEGDTTLAPSLWDLANRGSFWFKNAFSGGYPTVRGTMATYLGFPSHPNRDLPSFYASNHFTGFPELLENYTRYYVTVSNPVFDHTLPFVEKFFGDNWRLPEDTKIPGTTDSLGVDKAIEVLDSLPTDSRWLLTFNTIATHIPFFGYPDEFAPKPDDAMERYRNALRYTDQQLGRFFEKLATREDYENTVVIILGDHDTPVDSIDYAVPQPLGVATTRIFMGIFSADTNLVQGLNVREDVASQHDVGPTIMDLAQVRKPNHYWGYDLLAQERPANQPSMFFSQNSYYLGFRDHVIMGGLDNEEVYRGEKEHFAQTTDKNDLAWKTKAVGASKVLRSLLRNDTMQPKE, via the coding sequence ATGGAATTTAACTTGAAAAAACTGAATCCCTTTGTCATTATAACAGCCATAGCTCTTGTAATCCAGAGCTACATGCTGGTGCTTTTCTATAGCCTACCCGACCCGCTGGGACTCTCCCTTTCGGAAATGTTTTCGGGTCGCACCATTTGGCAGATTTGCATGGCATTTGGCGCCGTTCTCGTAATGTCATCCATTTTCACCTTCCTGAAGAAACCCCGGGCAATGGTGATCTTTTACGTGTTCTATTTCTTCATAGCCATTGCCGACTACGAGGTTTTCAGATTTTCACACCAGCGACTTTCCTATTCCTTTATACGTACTTATTTTCACCTGTCCAACATCGTTGACGAAACTACAATCACAACCTTGGGTGGCGACCTAAAAGGAACCATCCTGTGGGTAGGTCTGTTATTATTGATTGTGCTGGGCGGTACCGCATACTGTATATACGAAACATTAAAAAGAAAGAAATCCAAGAAGCAGGGAACGCTAGTCGAATACAGTTTTACAAAAAAACTTCCTATCAGTTTCCTTACATCAGGTCTGATTCTTTCGATTATACCGCTCATCTTGTTCCTGACTGGGGCTCGCGGCGAATACACGATTCCCGTCATCAATACAAAGGTGGACATCCGCTTTACCTTAGGCAAGCATACATTAACAGCACCAATCCTTCACATTGCCGCCGTGGAAACCTTTGAATTTGTCCGCGACAACTACAGCATTACAGACGAACTCATCGATAACCTGGATTCCTTTTTGCCGGCAGATTTCAGCAAGTCACGTCAAGATGCAGAATTCCCCGGCTATAGAAAGACGCCAGCCCACGCCTACAAGGCCCAGCACCCCTACAACATCGTTTTCATATTCGGCGAATCCTTCAAGGGCCGCATCATCAACCAGATGTTAGAAGGGGATACAACACTCGCCCCAAGCCTCTGGGATCTCGCCAATCGCGGTAGTTTCTGGTTCAAGAACGCCTTTAGCGGCGGCTACCCAACCGTTCGCGGAACTATGGCAACCTATCTGGGATTCCCCTCCCACCCCAACCGCGACTTGCCCAGTTTCTACGCTTCAAACCATTTTACCGGATTCCCGGAACTGCTGGAAAACTACACCCGATACTACGTCACCGTATCGAACCCTGTTTTTGACCACACGCTACCCTTTGTAGAAAAATTCTTCGGCGACAACTGGAGACTCCCCGAAGACACGAAAATCCCAGGAACAACAGACAGCCTCGGCGTAGACAAGGCCATTGAAGTTCTAGACAGCCTTCCTACAGATTCCCGTTGGCTGCTGACATTCAATACCATCGCCACCCACATCCCCTTCTTTGGCTACCCGGATGAATTCGCCCCGAAGCCTGACGATGCCATGGAGCGTTACCGCAACGCCTTGCGATACACCGACCAGCAATTGGGACGTTTCTTTGAAAAGCTTGCAACTCGTGAGGATTACGAAAACACCGTCGTAATCATTCTTGGTGACCACGACACACCGGTGGACTCCATTGACTACGCTGTTCCCCAGCCTCTGGGCGTTGCCACCACGCGAATTTTCATGGGAATTTTCTCTGCCGACACAAACTTAGTACAGGGTCTGAACGTTCGCGAAGACGTAGCCTCGCAACATGACGTAGGCCCCACCATTATGGACTTGGCCCAAGTTCGCAAGCCCAACCACTACTGGGGTTACGATTTGCTGGCCCAGGAACGCCCCGCAAATCAACCGTCTATGTTCTTCTCCCAGAACTCCTACTATCTGGGATTCCGGGACCATGTGATTATGGGCGGCCTGGATAACGAAGAAGTTTATCGCGGCGAAAAGGAACACTTTGCACAAACCACCGACAAAAACGATTTGGCCTGGAAAACAAAAGCTGTGGGAGCCAGCAAGGTTTTACGTTCTCTGCTGCGCAACGATACGATGCAGCCCAAGGAATAA
- a CDS encoding LTA synthase family protein, translating to MAIIISLLNKIKSHIQSHRNLVFLSLAFWVAHIILRVLLLFRSNPYGFPFVSKPDWYIFHAVCLDFIWISKALVIFLVIAGILKAIKPQKNFSNVLLVIYAVFQYLLFDLTLFDNEVQRFLGCHLTFGIANTYKDTSSLVMLWDYVANDYSIPFLQFILPFAIIPFIFVIYKILGRKAEQKVKGISIGMVIFFIMSSLFINVIWTGNARMTKLRPVVTLIYNEIVSDHHQGLTYNDIKAYSRFYQNLWTQVEGDSLWNFTNDEKGNPLYRTPSNELLQSEKLQSQRAQKPNFILVFMESHRGWNTGFLNQGKTSPTPYYDSLAQHSRIWERMHTSGLPTTGGVLTTHIGIPHHSTLAQATDLAHITLPSFASTLTDSGYATHYFSAADPAWDNLGVWMSKWYTAQHYDRNREDDSTFFDHATEYVLDTLSKQGKPFLATLMTRSNHYPFNFAAGMTDEQKQLPLTERINVTMNYADRQLSHFMRAVEKQPWFDNTYVIIMADHGFPLGENGVSTMNGGAYSNATWIPFLIYGKGIEPARDTATTAQMDIAPTILELAGIATPNIFMGHNLLRGYGDGLSLGAYAGVAAVGYENRRLIEKLPLGTGDVQGLFAEGDTHQEKNLADSEAQTTSRLKAMLDSLITISDYSLEHGI from the coding sequence ATGGCAATTATCATTTCTTTACTGAATAAGATAAAGAGCCATATCCAGAGTCACAGGAATCTCGTATTCCTGTCTCTGGCTTTTTGGGTGGCTCACATCATTCTACGCGTTTTACTTCTGTTTAGAAGTAACCCCTACGGATTCCCTTTTGTTAGCAAGCCTGACTGGTACATTTTCCATGCCGTTTGTCTGGACTTTATCTGGATTTCCAAAGCCCTTGTCATATTCCTTGTTATTGCAGGAATCCTAAAGGCGATCAAGCCTCAAAAGAATTTTTCAAACGTTCTGCTAGTTATCTACGCAGTTTTTCAGTACCTGCTTTTTGACCTGACATTATTTGATAACGAAGTTCAACGATTCCTTGGATGCCACCTGACTTTCGGCATCGCAAATACCTACAAGGACACATCTTCGCTGGTCATGCTCTGGGACTATGTCGCCAACGACTATTCCATTCCCTTTTTGCAATTCATTCTCCCCTTCGCCATCATCCCATTCATTTTTGTCATCTACAAAATACTAGGCCGTAAGGCAGAACAAAAGGTAAAGGGCATTTCCATCGGAATGGTGATATTCTTTATTATGTCCTCCCTGTTCATCAATGTCATATGGACAGGAAACGCCCGCATGACAAAACTTCGCCCCGTTGTAACCTTGATTTATAACGAAATCGTTTCGGACCATCATCAAGGTTTGACGTACAATGACATCAAGGCCTACAGCAGGTTCTATCAAAATTTATGGACACAGGTAGAAGGCGATTCCCTCTGGAATTTCACAAATGACGAAAAGGGCAATCCCCTTTACCGCACCCCTTCTAACGAACTTCTACAAAGTGAAAAGTTGCAATCCCAGCGAGCCCAAAAGCCAAACTTCATCTTGGTCTTTATGGAATCTCACCGTGGTTGGAATACCGGTTTCCTGAACCAGGGAAAAACATCCCCTACCCCCTATTACGATTCCCTGGCACAGCACTCCCGCATTTGGGAAAGAATGCACACCAGCGGGCTTCCCACGACAGGTGGCGTACTGACAACCCACATCGGCATTCCCCACCATTCAACGCTAGCACAGGCAACAGATCTGGCACACATCACCTTGCCTAGCTTCGCCTCGACCCTGACGGATTCCGGATACGCAACCCATTATTTCTCGGCAGCCGACCCGGCCTGGGATAATCTGGGCGTATGGATGTCTAAGTGGTACACAGCACAGCATTACGACAGAAACCGCGAAGACGACTCCACCTTCTTTGATCACGCCACGGAATACGTTCTGGACACACTTTCAAAACAAGGGAAGCCCTTCCTGGCCACATTGATGACTCGATCCAACCACTACCCCTTCAATTTTGCAGCGGGTATGACGGATGAACAAAAGCAGCTGCCTCTAACCGAGCGCATCAACGTCACCATGAACTACGCCGACCGTCAGCTGTCCCATTTTATGCGTGCCGTAGAAAAGCAACCCTGGTTCGACAACACCTATGTCATCATCATGGCAGACCATGGATTCCCCCTAGGCGAAAACGGAGTTTCTACAATGAATGGCGGAGCCTATTCTAACGCCACCTGGATTCCGTTCCTCATTTACGGCAAGGGCATCGAACCGGCAAGAGACACGGCAACGACAGCACAAATGGATATTGCCCCCACCATTCTTGAATTGGCAGGTATTGCAACGCCAAATATTTTCATGGGACACAACTTGCTTCGCGGTTACGGCGACGGACTTTCTCTTGGAGCCTACGCAGGAGTCGCTGCAGTCGGTTACGAAAATCGCAGACTTATCGAAAAACTGCCCCTGGGCACCGGTGACGTACAGGGCCTTTTTGCAGAAGGCGATACCCATCAAGAAAAGAACCTGGCCGATTCCGAAGCGCAGACGACTTCGAGACTGAAAGCCATGCTGGACTCCCTGATTACAATTTCTGACTACTCTCTGGAACATGGAATTTAA
- a CDS encoding Dabb family protein: MIRHIVWWKLKAEAEGATAKENGEKLVAAFHALEGKIPGLVSIESGLNFNKSELGNGDIEYDIALDTTFRTKEALDFYQGHPDHQAIVGFVKKVVVERRAVDFEY; this comes from the coding sequence ATGATCAGACATATCGTTTGGTGGAAGTTGAAGGCCGAAGCTGAAGGTGCAACCGCTAAGGAAAACGGCGAAAAGCTTGTTGCCGCCTTCCACGCCCTTGAAGGTAAGATTCCCGGTCTCGTCAGCATCGAATCCGGTTTGAACTTCAACAAGAGCGAACTGGGCAACGGCGACATTGAATACGATATCGCACTGGATACCACCTTCCGCACCAAGGAAGCTCTGGACTTCTACCAGGGTCATCCGGATCACCAGGCTATCGTAGGCTTTGTGAAGAAGGTTGTTGTAGAACGCCGCGCTGTCGATTTCGAATATTAA
- a CDS encoding glycosyltransferase yields MFTVVDFNNFWSPSGGGVRRYHLQKMEFYKQQKDVLLVFVMPDGKTYTEQVSDSLIIEHVEAYRFPGNWEYRFMWRQSQIQPVLKKYMPQVIEVGSPYILPTVVRHAAKKICPKAALLSFWHADFPVTYVGRPVANKLGKALGSVAEKIAFWYARREFTRFDAVEVSCKEVMERLERNHLPHPYWVPLGCDIRMFSPEKHDATLAADFKGGNSDRLTIFFPHRFCEEKGIELLLGAYDELTAELGVEPELILAGTGPYLPQVQEAIKTHPHIRYVGFIKSIDEMARHYASVDLGLALSGWETFGLSILESMASGNAQIGAATGAACEHVKESGAGIILEERTPHALAQAIIKLYKSDLTDKKLKARQYAEKFSWNDCFKRQLDLYKEISTNKNN; encoded by the coding sequence GTGTTTACTGTAGTCGACTTCAACAACTTTTGGAGTCCCTCGGGAGGCGGCGTTCGTCGTTACCATCTGCAGAAGATGGAATTCTACAAGCAGCAGAAAGATGTTCTTCTGGTGTTTGTGATGCCCGATGGGAAAACGTATACAGAACAGGTTAGCGACAGTCTGATTATCGAACATGTGGAAGCCTATAGATTCCCAGGCAACTGGGAATACCGCTTCATGTGGAGACAGAGCCAGATTCAGCCCGTACTCAAGAAGTACATGCCCCAGGTCATCGAAGTTGGCAGCCCCTACATACTGCCCACCGTCGTTCGCCACGCCGCAAAAAAGATTTGCCCCAAGGCAGCCCTTCTCAGTTTCTGGCATGCGGACTTCCCCGTTACCTATGTGGGCCGCCCCGTCGCAAATAAACTGGGCAAGGCTTTAGGTTCCGTTGCAGAAAAGATTGCCTTCTGGTACGCCCGCCGCGAATTCACACGCTTTGACGCAGTAGAAGTTTCTTGCAAGGAAGTAATGGAACGACTGGAACGAAACCATCTGCCGCACCCCTACTGGGTTCCTCTTGGTTGCGACATCCGGATGTTCTCTCCCGAGAAGCATGACGCTACGTTAGCTGCCGATTTTAAAGGCGGCAATTCCGATCGTCTGACCATATTCTTCCCACACCGTTTTTGCGAAGAAAAGGGAATCGAACTTTTACTTGGTGCCTATGACGAATTGACCGCAGAACTTGGTGTGGAACCGGAATTGATCCTCGCAGGAACAGGGCCCTACTTGCCGCAGGTGCAGGAAGCGATCAAGACCCACCCCCATATCCGTTACGTGGGATTTATCAAGTCTATCGACGAAATGGCCCGCCATTATGCAAGCGTTGATTTAGGCCTAGCCCTTTCTGGCTGGGAAACCTTCGGTCTCTCGATTCTTGAAAGTATGGCCAGCGGGAACGCCCAGATTGGAGCCGCTACAGGAGCCGCTTGCGAGCACGTAAAGGAATCCGGAGCGGGAATCATTCTTGAAGAAAGAACGCCTCACGCGCTGGCCCAGGCGATTATCAAACTTTACAAGTCTGACCTGACAGACAAGAAACTCAAGGCCCGTCAGTACGCAGAAAAATTCAGTTGGAACGATTGCTTTAAACGTCAGTTGGACCTGTATAAAGAAATTTCAACAAATAAGAACAACTAA
- a CDS encoding CHC2 zinc finger domain-containing protein — translation MLIDQERMGMIMRAKTHPRQLGIPLSRWGRNLIACCPFHSPEETSLFFYDALGYWRYRCLQCGSEGDLVEFVMRSRFNGLDEQAARTEALDFLGTLEQEHETQPDEHPWIKEIGGEKSKVLENFVRYCHWAACKSPSSAEFLASRGWSIGQAQLYGIGYYSGDPEPFISYCMLSGIERHQISFYLDNLEAYHEPRITIPARNSKGLIHSVYGRLIDDAEATHPYVSYASGPSDIPFNIQSEISKPVIVEGFFDALTADLAGIPGVVSTMYQELSLSHLYKLKACGADAVTVILRREQDRREQEFRIQKYLKMAEELNLKFKSIVLPAGETVDQVVRKNGADQLISLVDQTEEDTVHTHRRSMLLQDIKENFDTAMGCPPEVSVGYTLNTFPKLTREIDGIQSGCFYVSSKPFGLKTTLLSSIGLDLLQSNPNLKLIYIALETPRRQIFDRMVAMMIGESVLTVRKQNEDEAINQKILEATRDLMGFVRNNRLEIWEDQPTLDNIELADILKDEVKEHPNLVVIIDGIDHLKVSTHMDLSDIYQRRSSVILDLYKTLDIPMFLGGELIDSDGELVGPRAYLRDSDATYWLEEKGADMVLSVDSKRLGNNKLYQGNLHIDPLSNRMEEEPCLL, via the coding sequence ATGCTTATCGATCAAGAACGCATGGGTATGATTATGCGGGCGAAAACTCATCCCCGCCAGCTAGGAATTCCCCTGTCTCGTTGGGGCAGGAACCTTATCGCCTGTTGCCCCTTCCATTCTCCGGAAGAGACATCCCTGTTCTTTTACGATGCCTTGGGTTATTGGCGTTATCGTTGCCTGCAATGCGGTAGCGAAGGAGACCTTGTTGAATTTGTAATGCGCAGCCGCTTTAACGGTTTGGATGAGCAGGCCGCCAGAACTGAAGCGCTAGACTTTTTAGGTACGTTGGAACAGGAGCACGAAACCCAGCCTGATGAACACCCATGGATCAAGGAAATCGGTGGCGAGAAATCCAAGGTTCTGGAAAATTTCGTTCGATACTGTCACTGGGCCGCTTGCAAGAGTCCCTCTTCTGCAGAATTTTTAGCTTCCCGCGGCTGGAGTATCGGACAGGCCCAGCTCTATGGTATCGGTTACTATAGTGGCGACCCGGAACCGTTCATCAGCTACTGTATGCTCTCCGGTATCGAAAGACACCAGATTAGTTTCTACCTGGACAATCTGGAAGCCTACCACGAACCCCGCATCACGATTCCGGCCCGCAACTCCAAGGGTCTGATCCATTCTGTTTATGGCCGTCTGATTGATGATGCAGAGGCTACTCACCCGTATGTGTCCTACGCCTCGGGTCCCAGCGACATTCCTTTCAACATCCAGTCGGAAATTTCTAAGCCCGTCATTGTCGAAGGATTCTTTGACGCGCTGACTGCAGACTTGGCCGGCATTCCGGGCGTCGTGTCCACCATGTACCAGGAACTGAGCCTAAGCCACCTCTATAAGTTGAAGGCTTGTGGTGCGGATGCCGTTACGGTTATCCTCCGTCGTGAGCAAGACCGTCGCGAACAGGAATTCCGAATTCAAAAGTATCTGAAGATGGCCGAAGAACTGAATTTGAAGTTCAAGTCCATCGTCCTTCCTGCAGGCGAAACTGTAGACCAGGTGGTACGCAAGAACGGTGCCGACCAGCTCATCTCTCTTGTGGACCAGACTGAAGAAGATACGGTCCATACCCACCGTCGTTCCATGCTCCTGCAGGACATCAAGGAAAACTTTGATACTGCCATGGGTTGCCCGCCGGAAGTCTCCGTCGGCTACACGCTGAATACCTTCCCCAAGCTGACGAGAGAAATCGACGGTATCCAGTCCGGTTGCTTCTACGTTTCTTCTAAGCCCTTCGGTTTGAAGACCACCCTGCTTTCCAGCATCGGTCTAGACCTGCTCCAGAGCAACCCCAACTTGAAGTTGATTTATATCGCCCTGGAAACGCCCCGCCGCCAGATTTTTGACCGCATGGTGGCCATGATGATTGGCGAATCAGTCCTTACCGTTCGTAAGCAAAACGAAGACGAAGCTATTAACCAGAAGATTCTGGAAGCCACACGAGACTTGATGGGATTCGTCCGCAACAACCGTCTGGAAATCTGGGAAGACCAGCCTACCCTCGACAACATCGAGTTGGCAGACATCCTTAAGGACGAAGTAAAGGAACACCCGAACCTGGTAGTCATCATCGACGGCATCGATCACCTGAAGGTTTCTACCCATATGGACCTGTCGGATATTTACCAGAGACGTTCCTCCGTCATTCTGGACCTGTACAAGACATTGGACATTCCCATGTTCCTTGGCGGCGAGCTGATCGATTCCGATGGCGAACTGGTTGGCCCTCGCGCATACCTCCGCGATTCCGATGCGACCTACTGGCTGGAAGAGAAGGGTGCAGACATGGTACTGAGTGTGGATTCCAAGCGTCTCGGTAACAACAAGCTATATCAGGGCAACCTGCACATAGACCCTCTTTCTAACCGTATGGAAGAGGAACCGTGTTTACTGTAG
- the ruvC gene encoding crossover junction endodeoxyribonuclease RuvC, whose protein sequence is MIILGIDPGSITTGYAFLDSDGKNLKVLEYGVLHAPADHELEDRLLHIVSKLEVLLDKYRPDALSMEGVFFAKNARSALVLGHIRGAILVACRKRGLSYSEYPPKVVKQAVTGDGSAAKEQVANMIFARLGISGSDLPLDASDALAIAWTHANPSPMSTAILSAGGKKKSLTSRKKKATTKQWMDLIEKMGGTIQ, encoded by the coding sequence ATGATTATCCTTGGGATTGACCCCGGTTCTATCACTACCGGCTATGCTTTTTTAGATTCAGACGGCAAAAACTTGAAAGTTCTGGAATATGGAGTGCTTCATGCGCCTGCAGACCACGAACTAGAAGACCGCCTTTTGCATATTGTCTCTAAACTGGAAGTTCTTCTAGACAAATATCGCCCCGATGCGTTGAGCATGGAAGGCGTATTCTTTGCGAAAAATGCCCGCAGTGCCCTTGTCCTCGGCCACATCCGTGGCGCAATTTTGGTGGCCTGCCGCAAGCGTGGACTTTCCTACAGTGAATACCCGCCCAAGGTGGTTAAACAGGCCGTTACCGGAGATGGAAGTGCCGCAAAGGAACAGGTCGCAAACATGATTTTTGCCCGCCTGGGAATCTCTGGAAGTGACCTTCCCCTGGATGCGTCCGATGCCCTGGCCATTGCCTGGACCCACGCCAATCCGAGCCCCATGTCTACGGCGATCCTGAGTGCCGGCGGCAAGAAGAAATCCCTGACCAGCCGAAAGAAAAAGGCGACTACCAAACAGTGGATGGACCTGATTGAGAAAATGGGAGGCACGATCCAATGA
- a CDS encoding M15 family metallopeptidase, whose translation MSCKNENLICYGLREAGSSDFIEMEGYMMDKNVLPAYNKLKETLAKEGFLLRLESAYRPFERQLSIWNRKASGELKLLDANGIPMERPQDEEQLMYAILTWSALPGASRHHLGTDLDVVDGNACPPGYEVELTPAECNGMFAPFHKRLTELMDSEESAGFQRVFVPGRGKIQPEMWHIAHLPTSRRYLENFSLDRLKQIYEKTEIACKSALLDNLDKLAQEYIYPYFV comes from the coding sequence ATGAGTTGTAAAAATGAAAATTTAATTTGTTATGGATTACGTGAGGCCGGTTCGTCTGACTTTATAGAAATGGAAGGATACATGATGGATAAGAACGTCCTTCCCGCTTACAATAAATTAAAAGAAACTCTGGCGAAGGAAGGCTTTTTACTCCGGTTGGAATCCGCATACCGCCCCTTTGAACGTCAGCTCAGCATTTGGAACCGCAAGGCCTCTGGCGAATTAAAGCTGTTAGACGCCAACGGAATCCCCATGGAACGCCCCCAGGATGAAGAACAGCTGATGTATGCCATCTTGACCTGGTCCGCCCTGCCGGGCGCCAGCCGCCATCACCTAGGCACCGACCTGGACGTTGTCGATGGTAACGCCTGCCCGCCAGGTTATGAAGTGGAGCTGACTCCTGCAGAATGTAACGGGATGTTCGCCCCCTTCCATAAACGTCTGACGGAATTGATGGACTCCGAGGAATCCGCCGGCTTCCAGCGGGTTTTCGTTCCCGGCCGCGGCAAGATTCAGCCCGAAATGTGGCATATCGCCCATTTGCCCACATCCAGACGCTACCTTGAAAATTTCTCCCTAGACCGCCTCAAGCAAATCTACGAGAAGACAGAAATCGCCTGCAAGTCCGCTCTTTTAGATAATCTGGATAAGCTGGCGCAAGAATATATCTACCCCTATTTTGTGTAG
- the mpaA gene encoding murein tripeptide amidase MpaA gives MNLDERTRGFFRLPLETYGKSVLGTDLRYVPCKGKCELLVIAGIHGEEPETTFLLSRVLRLISAPLERAAFVLCANPDGMTLGTRGNYNGVDLNRNFPVSVKPEGYVYSRSVLEAPRDTLLRSCSADGFPVEPEVLGLLDLLEKLKPEEILSMHAPIGCVDAPERTSLVEGLCNVFNLPWMPDIGYPTPGSLGTWCKENMASGGPKQCVTLELPRMSLEGLFDRFGTSLAEFLESKY, from the coding sequence ATGAATCTGGATGAACGGACTCGCGGTTTTTTCAGGCTACCGCTGGAAACCTACGGCAAATCAGTTCTGGGGACGGATCTTCGATATGTCCCTTGCAAAGGCAAATGCGAACTGCTTGTCATTGCGGGAATTCACGGTGAAGAACCTGAAACGACTTTTTTGCTCAGTCGTGTTTTGCGCTTGATAAGTGCGCCCCTGGAACGCGCCGCCTTTGTCCTCTGTGCCAATCCCGATGGCATGACCTTGGGCACCCGAGGGAATTATAACGGCGTGGACCTGAATCGAAACTTTCCCGTATCCGTAAAGCCGGAAGGCTATGTCTATTCCCGTTCCGTGCTGGAGGCTCCCCGAGATACGCTTTTACGTTCTTGCAGTGCGGATGGATTTCCCGTAGAACCTGAAGTCCTTGGCTTGCTGGATCTGCTAGAAAAGCTGAAACCGGAAGAAATCCTTTCGATGCATGCGCCCATTGGCTGCGTCGATGCACCTGAGCGCACTTCTCTGGTTGAAGGTCTGTGCAACGTTTTTAACCTTCCCTGGATGCCCGATATTGGCTATCCCACTCCCGGCAGCCTAGGAACCTGGTGCAAAGAAAATATGGCGTCTGGCGGCCCGAAACAATGCGTTACGCTGGAGTTGCCTAGAATGTCCCTGGAGGGACTTTTTGACCGGTTTGGAACGTCCCTTGCCGAATTTTTGGAAAGCAAATATTAA